The Archangium primigenium genomic interval ACGCTCATCTGCGCCTGCGCGCTGGCGCGGGCCCAGGGCCGGGTGTGCGACGCCGCCGGCCTGCGGGCGGTGAAGAAGACGATGGTGGCGGCGGTGAAGGAGGCGGCCACCCATCTGGGCAACACCCCGGCGGTGGCCCGGGACTCGTACATCTACCCCTCGGTGCTGGCCATGTTCGAGCAGGGCCGCGTGGTGGGCCGCTACTTCGAGTCGGTGGACGAGCTGGCCCAGCACGAGAAACCCGGCCTGCACTGCGCGGAAAAAGCGCTTTTGGAGATGTTGGAGAGTCCCGGGCTCGCCGCGGTGTAGAGTGCCGCCCCATGCGAGACGACGCCCCCGCGCTCGACCTGGAGCACCTCTGCCGCCTGCGCGAGCTGGGCGACACCAACGCGTCGGCCGCCCTGGCGCGGATGTTCCACCGCTACCTCGACAGCATTCCCCCTCAGCTCTCGCGCATCCGCGAGGCCGTGGCCGCTGGTGACACCGGGCGGCTCGCGCGCGAGGCCCACGACCTGGCGGGCAGCAGCGCCGTGTACGGGCTGCCCCGGCTGCGGCAGTGCTGTCTGGCGCTGGAGGCCCACGCCAAGGCGTCGGCGCGGGACGGCGGCGAGGCCCTGGTGGCCCGCGTGGAGCGCGCCTTCGAGGAGGCCCGTCCCCTCGTGCTCGCCGAGCTGCCCCTCGAGGGCTGAGGCCGCGGGCCCGTGAGCGAGTACGTCACCCACCCCGACGCCCTGCCCCGCGCGGCGCTGGAGGCGCTGAGTGGCACCCTGCTCTCCTCGCGCTTCGTGGCGAGGACCCCCCTCATGGGCACCTTCCAGGGCAGCCGGGGCTTCTCCCTCATCTTCACCGCGGCGGGCCGTCCCGCGCTGGAGGAGCGCTTTCCCTTCCTGCGCGACTACCTCGACCGGGTGATGGAGCCCGGGAGTTGGCGGGGGCTGCGCTCCTGGCGCTCGCGGTGGTTCGGCGCGCGCCCCGAGCCCCGCGTCCCCAATGCCTTCTACGTCAACCTGCTGCTGCTGGAGGCCGGACGGGGCGTGGACCGCCACGTCGACGCGACCCTGCGCGCTCCCAGCGGCGAGCCGGACGCGACGCCCGAGCACGTGAGCGTGCTGTACTTGAGCGTCCCCACGGGCGTGACGGGCGGCGCGCTGGTGCTCTCCCGGAAGAAGCGGACGGTGGGCCAGGTCCACCCCCAGCCGGGACTGCTCGTCCACTTCCGGGGAGACCTGATGCACGAGGTGCTCCCCTTCCAGGGAGGCGAGGACGGCGCCCTGCGGGCCAGCCTCGTGTGCGAGCAGTACGCCTTCGCGCCGGAGCCCCTCGCGCGGCTGCCCGCGTTCCGCATCCAGTCCAAGGCGGGCTTCGCCGCGTACCTGGAGGACCACCGTACCAAGACAAAAGCCCCGCCGACCTGAGGTCAGCGGGGCTTCGTCTCGCGAGTTGCGGGGGCAGGATTTGAACCTGCGACCTTCGGGTTATGAGCCCGACGAGCTACCAGGCTGCTCCACCCCGCGACATGGCTGTACGGCACACAGAACGACACACAAGAGTTGCGGGGGCAGGATTTGAACCTGCGACCTTCGGGTTATGAGCCCGACGAGCTACCAGGCTGCTCCACCCCGCGACACGTTTACTGCCCTTCTCTTCTCAGGTCTCCGAGGCCCTGTCACGCTTTATTGAGACAGGGTCTCGGAGGACTTGAAAGTTGCGGGGGCAGGATTTGAACCTGCGACCTTCGGGTTATGAGCCCGACGAGCTACCAGGCTGCTCCACCCCGCGGCGAGAAGTGGGCGCTTAGTACCGCCCCCACCCTGGACCGTCAACTCTTTTGATTCAACACCGCGCGGACCCCGTGTCATCCACGAGGCCCGCGCAGGGCGGCGTGGCTACTTGCCGAGCTTCTTGAAGAGGTCCGCGAAGGTCCCCAGGCCCTGCTTGCCGCCACCCACGGGCTTCTGGGTCTTGGCCCACGCCTCCACCTCGGCGCGCTCCTCGGCGCGCTCGGCGGCGGGGATGGACAGGCGCACCTTGCCGGCCGGATCGATGTCCACCAGGGCCACCTTGAGCTCCTGGCCGAGCGAGAACTTCTTGCGCAGATCCGTGCCGCGCTCGGTGCCCGTCTCGGACGCGGGGATGAGCCCCTTGCCGCCCGGGAACACGAGGAACACGCCGTAGGGCTCGATGCGGTCCACCTTGCCCACCACCACCTGGCCCACCTTGGGGCGCGGCGCGGCCGGCTCGGCGGGCTTCTTCTCGGTGGCCTCGGCGGTGGCCGGACGCTCCTCGGCGGGGCGCTGGGCCTCCTCCTCGGAGATGCGGCGCAGGCCGATGCGCTTGTCGTTCGGGTCGATCTTCTCGACCTGCACCCAGATGACCTCGCCTTCCTTCACGGCGTCGCGCGGGTGCGCGATGCGGCGCTCGGACAGGGCGGAGATGTGCACCAGGCCGTCCACGCCGGGGCGCAGCTCCACGAAGGCGCCGAAGGGCTGCAGGCGCACGACCTTGCCCTGCATCCGGTCGCCTTCCTTGATCTCCGAGAGCGCCGTCTTGAAGGGATCCTCCTGACGGGCGCGCATGGAGAGCGTGATGCGCTCCTTCTGCTTGGACTTGTCCGGCGAGTTGGGCTGGCCGGGCTCCATGCGGAGGATCTCCACTTCCACCTCGTCGCCCTGCTTCACCACGTCGCTCGGATGGGCGACGCGCATGTAGGACATCTCCGAGA includes:
- a CDS encoding Hpt domain-containing protein, whose product is MRDDAPALDLEHLCRLRELGDTNASAALARMFHRYLDSIPPQLSRIREAVAAGDTGRLAREAHDLAGSSAVYGLPRLRQCCLALEAHAKASARDGGEALVARVERAFEEARPLVLAELPLEG
- a CDS encoding 2OG-Fe(II) oxygenase; translation: MSEYVTHPDALPRAALEALSGTLLSSRFVARTPLMGTFQGSRGFSLIFTAAGRPALEERFPFLRDYLDRVMEPGSWRGLRSWRSRWFGARPEPRVPNAFYVNLLLLEAGRGVDRHVDATLRAPSGEPDATPEHVSVLYLSVPTGVTGGALVLSRKKRTVGQVHPQPGLLVHFRGDLMHEVLPFQGGEDGALRASLVCEQYAFAPEPLARLPAFRIQSKAGFAAYLEDHRTKTKAPPT